TTATGTTTAGCTACTGAACACAAGTCTAAGTAATTTTGGTTGGGCTTGCAATGTTACACTTGTATTGGGTTTTAATTAATTGCTcatatgaaatgttttgttttgttatattatattgcacaattttttttaattgttaattcCAGTTTAACAGCTATAACCATCTGGaaatttgtatataatattgtataagtcaatttctaaatttataaaGCATCATTCTTTGGTAATCTTCTGTTGTGTGCTTTTCAGTCTAATTTAGTTAAACAATCACTTTGCTTGCATCAAATTTCATCCAACTTGTACTTCAGATTACTTTTTAACCAATTTAACCAGGATGCTTCCAGACCCTTGTAGCTGTTGCAGTGCAAATAATGTCTTATGTAAACATAACTTAACTTGCAAACTAAAGCCCTTGTAAGAAAattctctgtaaaacatttatgtGGATAAATAGAGAGAGGTGGGGTTGGAAGTCGCTTTCCTTATCAAAAAGGTTATGTACATACACTAAAACCTGTAGTTTAAAAAACATGCGTAGTATGCAGTGGTATATATTTGTCAGGTTAAATACTGCGCAATGAGGCACAaaaatcccataatgcactttCGGCCTGCATATTTAACACGTTTAGCTCACCCTGTACCCCAATCCTCAAAGCACAAGAGTAATAATATGTTAGAATAGGATGCACATTTGTTAGCAATTACATGTTGGACTAGCATATAATACTctgttttaaaactaaaagtgacAGGACAAGCTTGCTTCTCAGTTAAAGTGACAGCTCACcgaaaaatgaatattctgttatcatttactcacactgatgtcattctaaacctggatgcatttatttcttcagaagatattttgaaaaatgtgtttttgtcctTACAATGAAGGCCAATGGGGTCCAAACCAACATtgtttggaccccattgactttcattatatgcacaaaaacattctgtaaaatgtcttcttttgtgttgcaCATAAGAAAGCAAGTCATtcgggtttgaaatgacatgatgGTGCATAAATGATGTCAGAATTTTTCAATTTTAgatgaactgtccttttaaggCGGAAAATTGGAGTGAGAAACATGGATATTAAGCTTTGACATATTTGTTCAAGTTCCTGGTGTAAATATTAGTGTAACTAATGAGCTTGGAAATACACATATTTAGATTTAGACATAGATGCACTGCGTGTAGattaatggataatgtcctTTCGCAATCTGTCTATCAGCACTATAACAATATTCATGGTTGgtcaaaatgttattaattgTGATAATCATACCTTATTAATTGGCATGAATGATATATCATCTGGAATTGTGCGGATAAACTGACTGGTATGTGATTTCAACCATGAGGTTCTGTAAAGAGAGGTAGCCTTGTACAAACTGATGATGGTAATATGGCTGGTTTGGACCAGCGATGGAGTTTGGTCATTAAAGATGGATTACAGTTATCCTCATAGATTCTATGCTTAAAGTAGCCTATTATTACATTAAGGAACATTATGAATCCGTATCATACACCGTTCAGCAATTTTCCATTCTAAGTACCATTGCCACTGACAAAGTATTTCAAATAGGAAAGGACTACATCACATTCACAATTTGAAGTGTACACCAAGCCTAACAAGTCACAAGGCATATTTACACTTTTGACAAGTGCATTTAGGAACATCTCTTGACAAGGTGTCTGAAAACACTATAAACATGTGTCTACATTAGCCTACTGTCAGTTAAGGACATTTTTAcatagaaaataaattatacaacatTGCACTTATAACTTCTCCTCAGTTGAATAGTCCTCACACTGAATTAAAGTGCCTCACAAAACAAGTGCAAATCAAAGATTCTCATATCGTCGTATAAGCACTGGTTGACAGTCACGTCCCAATACATTAAGTAGCCTATATACTGCAGAGGTCACAGGTGGGAATGTTTTTCATTGGCACATTGAGTGGTTTGGTTGTAGCACCTGTTGAGAGTGGAGGAGAACCACAGGACGTTCATAAGAAGAGGTACTACAGGCATAAATGTAAACCTATATTTTGATTAGATTTGACTAATATTGCCATAAACATTGAATTATTAGGATTTTATATCACTTACACCAAGTACATAATGTAAAATCAGTTAGCTATTTTGGGCATGTCTGacacaaattatattttggaTTTAGGCCAGCAGCTAATAAACCTAATTTCTCATGTTTTGAACAGAATCCTAATGTTGCTTTTGCAAACAAGTCTGATAATTAGCAACCACTGAGTTAATCACATATACACATTATTTTGTGGAGTTCACTAGTTATATTATGCACACCtgtgaaaatataattacatgATAGctaattttgcattttataattCTAAAATACACTCTTAGAACtaaaggtgcttcacaatgccatagaagaaccttttttgtctaaatggttccataaagaacctttaacatctgaagaacctttttgtttcacaaaaggttctttgtggcgaaagaaggttcttcagattataaaaaggtaagaaagagatggttctttgactccatggttctttgtggaaccaaaaatggctcttctatggcatcgctgtgaagaaccttttaagcacctttttaGTAAGAGTGTAAAGCGCTAAAAATtacaacccgatctcatgaaagtgcatataaatagtacgccaaataaaaatgaaaactcggAAAAATGGACTTCGGCGTGTATATGCTACGCGaagggtaggattagggttgtggggtagatgcgtatcatatgcacgccaaacacgttCGTATCATAtatacgccaaagtccatttttacgtatcaataccacgagttttcgtttttatttggagtactatttatacgcattttcatgagaccgggctcaaAAATTAACTCTCTTCATAATCCGTATTTACAGTATCGttacaataggctacattttaataattggtTAGTGTGTTTTAtctgtattttgattaaatgttaGCACCTGTAGTACCTCCCCTTAAAAGGGCTGATGCACACTGTGTAGTACGTGGCCCCCGGTCAACACCAGTCCCCAATGAGCATCTACGACTGAGTATTGACAGCCAGCGTGTTCACATAGCCGTGAGGACACATGTCGTTTTCGGAAACGCAGTGGGAGAACTGGGCTGTGTTGCCCCCGCGTCCACGTGCAAACCTCCGGACACCTCTTAAGGACATGCACTGTTCAACCAGCTCCAGGCACTTACACCCCAAGAAGAAGATGTTCTTGAACATGAAAACCGATATGGGCGTTTTGTAAACAAAGACGAGGAAACATCTGACCACCAAAAGCGGTGCGTTGAGCAGCACGCCGGTGAAGAACCTCGCCCATATCCAGCGACAGTTCATCTCTGAGGCCGTCAACTCGTAAAGCCAAACAACTGGAACGCCCAGTGCGATGAAATACACAGATATAACCGTGTACCTAAGGTATATGTTGGGGATTTCGTTTTTAAGGAGCAGTTCCACCAGCGTGAAGCTGTCCAGGATGTCTAAGCAGGTGCTCATGAAGCAGCCTTGGGAGTGAAAGCGCGTGGCACCGTTGGGATCTTCAATGATGGAGTTGATGAGGCAGTAAAGCAAAGGCGCGCACAGAAGCATGGTTATTTTAAACCCGGTGATGCCAAATGGCACCTTCAGGGCGATCAGATCCAGGATGGACGTTTCCAGAACGAGCACCACTTTTGGGGTGGACGCAATCACGTAGATAAGCCATGCCAGGTACGCAAAGGTGAACTCCCCGAGGTTGCATCCAAAGATGGAGCTCTTCTGATGGAAACCACAAGCTCGTTCTCGCTTACTCCTGGCGTTTTTCATGAAGAAGATCGCCCATCCCGATATGACCACCAGATCCGTGGCTATCCACGAGCACCAGTAGAGATCCGTGAAGATGATGAGGTAGAAATCCAGCATGCCTCCTTGGAGAACGAGCACGAGGAAACACAAGATCTTATAAAACAGGTTCTTATTAGACCTCTGCACGAACAGAGGGGTGGACTGCATGAATTCGCCCGATGTCATGGTGTAAGACTGAGGCTGAGCTGTGGCTGAGGAGGAGACCAGGGGCTGGGAGCTGCCCTCCTCGAGGTTGGCACTGCCGCTGGTGGTCTGCGTGTCCCTCCTGGACGCGACGCTTCGGATGAACAACAGCTGTCCGTTTTCTGGTGCTGAGGAGACAGGTGAGTCGGGCTGGGAGATGTCTTTTATGATTTCAGCAGTCATTGTATTCATGCCTTCTCCTCCCGACTTGTTTTGGCTCTGCTAGTGTAATGATAGCCGCTCAAGGGGGCAGAGGAGGAAATCCCGTTATGGAATTGCGGTGGAATGGAATGCGCGCTTACCATTCTCTCCAAATGAAAGCTGATAAATAACGAACTTAGTGATGATTGAATCTACGAATCCGATATTCCTCAAAACATAAATCAATGgttcaaacatttaatattCCCGTTTAATAGTGAAGATGTACTTAGAATATTACTAAATTAATTGTTCATGTCATTATTGATTGCGTTTTTTAATTTAGTAGCCTATACTTTGGTCCTCTATTCATTTTTTGAGTGCTTGTGGAATGTAAATTGTTGGAAGTAAAAGCGTTTTTATTGCAAACAGTTAATTTTGGTCTTCGCAATCTgtacatcaaattaaaaaataataatggaaGAAGAATAGCCtataaaaatgctacagtaaacgTTTTCTTATCTGTAGCTACtgctaaaattataatttaaaagtcAATGAAATacgattttagttttaattcaaatgctgaaaattttaattaaatgttgaaatgggACAAATTGGAAGGTATGAATTACCTtataatttgcaaaataaatgaacatgttTAACAAGATAAACATGTATaggcctacactgtaaaaagtgatgttggcttaaaaaaaaaattgaggaaacccgttgccttaaaatttttaagtaaatgataatttaaaaaaataagttaattgaattgtcaagtttcctaaatttttttaagttaagtcaactttcactttttacagtgtacttggTGAAGCCAtggtgaaaaaatatatttgtaaaagttATTAGTAATTCTAATAATTTATGAAAAGGCGGCAATCTCagaataaaaccaaaatgtcactttttaattttattcaaagacGCTTTGTTTCTGGAAAGAtaagaatatgtaaaataagaataatgTTGATGATATGATGTGAATTTCACAATacggtttccataaaaatgcaaaacaagtaCGATGCGAAAGGCTTCACCAAAGCAGTGCTTTTATAGACAATCACATTTGTCTTGAAGATGATGTGCATTCAAGCATAATCACTCACAGAAGCCTGATGTAGGACATCAGAAGCCTAGTATGAACATAATGAGCATCATTATTTATCAGAGTCTGAGCATTGTTTCATTACAAAAATGCTGCAGTTTGTTACACAGTCTCTCAGCTGTATTAGTGCTTAATgctgatttataaaatattttaaaccatCTATTTCTAAAGGTTTGTTGCAGGTATAActttcatttacaaaaaaacaatgccGTAATATATTTTGGGCCAGAATGAATAAGACTTTTTTTAACCAATAAGCCCATTGCATAACTGCTAAATTAAATACCATGATAGCAGGCTATTCTCCATTACACGCATAACTACAGAGACAACAAAAATGCCCTGAATACTTTATCTCCAAACCTCTAAGGCTAAATATTACCAATCTGTCAgtaacatttacataaaaaccCACAGACGTGTAATAATTTGATAATAAACTTTAATTTCAAGTTACATTGGATGGTTCTGAACCATAGAAAACAAGCACATTTCTGTATAAACATATGCATATCAACCAAGTTCGACAAGAACCGAATAACAATTGGGTGTTTGTGGT
The sequence above is drawn from the Onychostoma macrolepis isolate SWU-2019 chromosome 04, ASM1243209v1, whole genome shotgun sequence genome and encodes:
- the tmem121b gene encoding transmembrane protein 121B → MTAEIIKDISQPDSPVSSAPENGQLLFIRSVASRRDTQTTSGSANLEEGSSQPLVSSSATAQPQSYTMTSGEFMQSTPLFVQRSNKNLFYKILCFLVLVLQGGMLDFYLIIFTDLYWCSWIATDLVVISGWAIFFMKNARSKRERACGFHQKSSIFGCNLGEFTFAYLAWLIYVIASTPKVVLVLETSILDLIALKVPFGITGFKITMLLCAPLLYCLINSIIEDPNGATRFHSQGCFMSTCLDILDSFTLVELLLKNEIPNIYLRYTVISVYFIALGVPVVWLYELTASEMNCRWIWARFFTGVLLNAPLLVVRCFLVFVYKTPISVFMFKNIFFLGCKCLELVEQCMSLRGVRRFARGRGGNTAQFSHCVSENDMCPHGYVNTLAVNTQS